In a genomic window of Myxococcales bacterium:
- a CDS encoding radical SAM protein: MANLGYIQVVRHCNHFCGFCSNPATPFVHDLATMRPLVDDFVRRGYYGVILTGGEPTLHPELPAIAGYARAAGLHVRIITNGTRLADPAYARALADAGVQLAHVSIYSVRPEIEARLRGQADTLPTALAALDSAHAAGIEVNVNCVINRHNADHLDANVRYLTRHHPQVRHFVWNNLDPSMGRAEVNQAQFTPRLADFELSLERALRHLHKSGRTFRVEKVPLCYLGSFGWASTETRKIVKGEERIVHFLDDKQTVRQTDWGHIYAPACDACTLRDICGGLFDRGAAYDPAELAAQFVDPDAIVRTIIEDPDDPSYALRDLAAWRRAFAARLERVPAPSTPAPADGLISVGRVTEASARRYQAKRRHEARLAEHHGVAQEPERED, encoded by the coding sequence GTGGCCAACCTCGGCTACATCCAGGTCGTCCGGCACTGCAACCACTTCTGCGGGTTCTGCTCGAACCCGGCCACGCCGTTCGTCCACGACCTGGCGACGATGCGGCCGCTGGTCGACGACTTCGTCCGGCGCGGCTACTACGGCGTGATCCTGACCGGCGGTGAGCCGACGCTGCACCCCGAGCTGCCGGCGATCGCCGGCTACGCCCGCGCCGCTGGGCTGCACGTCCGGATCATCACCAACGGCACCCGCCTGGCCGATCCGGCCTACGCCCGGGCCCTGGCCGACGCGGGCGTCCAGCTGGCGCACGTGTCGATCTACTCGGTGCGGCCCGAGATCGAGGCGCGCCTGCGCGGCCAGGCCGACACGCTGCCGACCGCGCTCGCCGCCCTCGACAGCGCCCACGCCGCCGGCATCGAGGTCAACGTCAACTGCGTCATCAACCGCCACAACGCCGATCACCTCGACGCCAACGTCCGCTACCTGACCCGCCACCACCCGCAGGTCCGGCACTTCGTCTGGAACAACCTCGACCCGTCGATGGGCCGGGCCGAGGTCAACCAGGCCCAGTTCACCCCGCGCCTGGCCGACTTCGAGCTGTCGCTCGAGCGGGCGCTGCGGCACCTGCACAAGAGCGGGCGCACGTTCCGGGTCGAGAAGGTGCCGCTGTGCTACCTGGGCTCGTTCGGGTGGGCCTCGACCGAGACCCGCAAGATCGTCAAGGGCGAGGAGCGCATCGTCCACTTCCTCGACGACAAGCAGACCGTGCGCCAGACCGACTGGGGCCACATCTACGCGCCGGCGTGCGACGCCTGCACGCTGCGCGACATCTGCGGCGGGCTGTTCGATCGCGGCGCCGCCTACGATCCGGCCGAGCTGGCGGCGCAGTTCGTCGACCCCGACGCGATCGTGCGCACGATCATCGAGGATCCCGACGACCCCAGCTACGCGCTGCGCGACCTGGCGGCGTGGCGGCGCGCGTTCGCCGCCCGCCTCGAGCGGGTGCCGGCGCCGTCGACGCCGGCGCCCGCCGACGGCCTGATCTCGGTCGGGCGGGTGACCGAGGCCAGCGCCCGGCGCTACCAGGCCAAGCGCCGCCACGAGGCCCGCCTGGCCGAGCACCACGGCGTCGCGCAGGAGCCCGAGCGCGAGGACTGA